Within the Mustela lutreola isolate mMusLut2 chromosome 2, mMusLut2.pri, whole genome shotgun sequence genome, the region GCTCCCACTCTGGAGTGGCCATGGACTCGGCTTTGctggttttctcttctctctgccatgGGCGCCTTTCTGGGAGGAGAGCCAGCCCTCCTCAACTGTTCCATGGTCCAGACAGTACCCCACAGGGGTTTCCGGCAAAACCAGAGCCCAAGACTTCGTTCACACTGCCATGCTCAGTGGAACCAGCCGGAGAAAGCTTCAGCCCCGCCCCAAGGCCCTACGTCATCTGAGAATCCGCAGGTGACCTCCTCCCATGACCAGCTGTCCCCCACCCCTGAGCCTCCAGGAAGGGACTCGGCCTTGGGTTCATGGCTGCCTGGGCTTTCTCAGagcctccctcagcccctccctcacAGGCCTTGAGGTCAGTGCTCTGGTTACAGAAAGCACAGCCAAGAATGGTGACCTGATCACTCACAACCCAGGGCACGGTGGCAAGGTGGCCATGGTGGCCACCTTGGGGCCCAGCCTGCCTTCTGGGGCCACATTCCTGCATAAATCTACCCTCTCCCCACACTTTGCCCCTGGACCCCTTCAGAACACAGTCACCCTGCCTACCACTGCACATCTCCTGTTAGCACAGGGGGAGCCTGTCTAGGTCACCCAGTCCAAGCCCCTCGCTGTGGGGATGAGGAACGAGGCTGGGCAGGGATGAAGCCACCCCAAGCCCTTGCTCCTGTGTCTCTTAGTCCCACACAAGAACCAGCAGGGGAGCAAAGTCCTCTGCTCCCAAAGGCACCTGACCTCCCCctgggctccccccacccccacagggtcCCAAACCTGGACAGGGCACAGATGGCCCCACACCCCTGCTGTCCTCCGGCGTGCAGGCCCGTGGGCCTCAGGTGTGCAGTTTGCTGGCACATGGGGCCCGCAGGAGGCGAAGCGAACAAGGCGAGTGCCCTCACCCAGCCCCGCGGCTTGCTCCGGCGTTCCCATGTACCCCACAGAGGCACGGCCGCAGCGGACACCCCCGAGCCCCTGCTCGATTACATACCACCAAGGGGAAGGGCCTGGCCAGAGGCCACCCAGCAGGCCAGGGGGCGCGGGACTCTGTTCCGCCTTGCCTCCTGAGAGGCCAGCTCTGCCCTGGGACAGAGTCAGGAAAGAGGCAGGTCCCCAGGAGGCCGCTCGTGGACAAGAATTCTAATACACAGAGCGGTCACTAGCCACCTGGAGCCTCGGACCGAGAGTGGAGAAACAGGGAACAACACCGACAATGATGGGAGGAAATCAGCCCAGCAGACTAATGGCAAACTTCCAGAAGGACTCCAGAATCCAGCAAGATGCGCAGAAGGTCCGTCACAGACCGTCTGGGCCACTGGGACACAGACAACAACATTGAGGCTGGGGAGGCTTGGTTGGCAAAAAACCTGTGAGTCGAGGCAGGTCCAGGAGGTCATCCTTGAGACTGACCTAGCGGCAGggcgagggggaggggaagccccCGGCTCCAGTGTCATTGCCATCAGTGCTCAGGGGTGGTAGCAGCCGTATCTCCTTGGGAGACACTAATAGCTCATCTCCTCTGAGAGCCACCTCCAGTCTGCCGTCTGCTCTGCGGGTGATGAGGCCCTGGCCTTGCTTGCTCCCCAGGGATGTCCGCGGCGGCCCCTCTCCGCTCTGCAGTGGGCCCGGGCCGGCCCAGCTACCAGAGCTCCTTGGAGTCCCAGCGGCCAGGAAAGCGGTGCATGTCTTCCTTCTGGATGTGCTCGTAACAGGACTGTTGGGAAAGAGGCCAGGCTGATGGGGAGCTGGCCTGCCTGCCCCTGGCCCCATGCAAAAACGGCCCAATACTGGGATGCACCCATCTCCCCGGCCTGGACCACCCCGACTCCAATTCAGCCTCTGCCATGGTCTGCAAGGAAGggggcctcccctctcctgttaTGCTCAGGGAGGCAGCCTGGAACAGCCTGGAACATGCCAGAGGTCCCAGGGACCCAAGGGCTGGGATGAAGTAGgagcccttccccagcccctttaACAAGGGCAGGACCAGGGAGCCTGTGGGGCCCTCCCCACAGAAGCACATACGAGCAGTGAATCTGGGGTCATCCCTACAACACTGTCCAGGGCAGGGAAGGCGTCTGCCCCACGGGCCAGAGTATTTTTGCCTCTGTCCAAGAGCTCAGTCCTTCACCTCCAGGGCTGTGAGCAAGAAGTCATACAAGCCTCCTGTGTGGATGGGGTCCATCATGTCACGAATCAGGTGGATCTCGGCTCCCAGGTGCTGGATTCTGGAGAATACCCAGCCccacagtgagagggagaaagaggcccaTCCCAGCGACAGGCCCCAAGCAGCCGGGGACGGAGCGCTGGCCCAGATGGCTGGCTACCTGGGCTGCGGTCCCCGTTCTGCTCCTGGCCCCCACGGGACCCTAGGTGGGGTTTCTCTGCAGGATGGGATGGGGTCCTCTGGTAGCCCACCCCTcagcgcccctcccccaggctggggCTCACCGGGCACGTGACACCACATAGATAAGCAGGGGTAACAGGTCGTCCATGGGCAGCTTGTGCTCCTGGCCCAGCACACGCGACACAGTGGCCTCAATCTCCCCATATGTCTTCTCCAGCACCTCCAGCTTCTCCCGGGGATCCACCGTAGTGCTGTGGCAGGGGCCCTCATGTTCAGCCCCAACCAGGGGCCCCCACACTCCtgtccccactccccctcccctgcccagggcGTGAACTCACATGATCTTCTGCAGACATTCAGTGGCTGACAGGAAGCACTTGTCCCTGATCAGGGAAAGTCTCTACAgtggtgaggggcagggggaacaGACAATGAGGTCAGGGTCCCCCCAGGCCTgtcagcccctccctcccagagTCAGAGCTCTCACCACCCACAGTTCCCATCACTGGCTCCAGGACAGCCCCGCCCCGAGGGTTGAGTGGCCTAGGGCAAGTCACAACGCCactgtgagcctcagtttactcaacTATAAAGTGGGATAATGGTCTCCAGGGGTTGGGAAGGAAGATAATGATCCCAATGGCCACTGGGAGCCACTGGGGGTGGGTCCCTAAGTCAGCGGCTTTCAACCCAAGGACTTGTTGAAACACAGAGTTCAGGTCCGCTTTGAGTTTGACTAAGTACGTCtgggtcaggggtgggggtggtccaAGAATCTGCTGTTCTAACAGCTTCCCAGCTGCTGCTGACCAAGCACGCACACCTGGAGGGCCACAACCTGGTGTGTAGTGGCCCACCGCCCCCTCCCAACACTCTCATGAGGGAGCACCAACCCCGCAGCAGAGAGTACTCTCACCCGtgggggaactgaggctcagagacaagTACTCTGCCCACAGCAGTACAGCCAGGAAGAGGAGCGGAGCCTGGATCTTCACCCGCCTGTGGGGGGTGCCAGCGGCCGTCCCCTCACCCACCCAGGAGATCAGAACAACCCAGAAAGGTGGGTGTCCCCCACACCTGTTGGCCAGCACTGCCTGGGCCCCTCTGCAGCAGGAAGGCGGAGGGTGAGCAGGCTCTGCGGGCCCTGCTCAACGCTCAGGCCTCCCCCTTCCTGGGGCAGGTAACGGACCCACCTTCTCACCTGATTGGTTGTCAGCGTGAGGTCCTTGAGGGGCCACAGGTGCCTGAAATGAAACAAGAGTGACAAAGAGCCTTTacgaggaggagggggcagggtctGAGGTCAGGGGGCACATTCCCTGCACACCGTGTCCCCCAGCAGGGCTGAGCACAGGACAGGGGTCCACGATGGCCTCTCCGAGTGCTTGCATGGAGGTCAGGGCAAGGGGAGAATGGGAGAGATTCCTGGGGAAGACACCACCCCAAAACTTAAcagaggggtgaggggcagtgcTGCAGGCCAAGGGACCCTGTGAGCAAAGTCCCAGGGCTTGGACCGGAGAATGACAGTGGAAGAGACTGTTCTGGAGGCTTTGTGAGCCGAGACAGGCTGGTGAATGGGGAGGGACGTGGGTACCACAGGACACAGCACAGGGCAGGGACTTGGGGAGACAATGGAGCGGAGAGGCCAGCgtggaggaagcagcagagaggaggcaggaggaggtggggaggaagagacaCTAGGGAAGCTGCTGGCACCCAGCCCTCTGGGCTGGTGGCTATTCGGTTGCAGGAGACATTCGCGATGGAAGGGGAAACGGGGTTTCAGGTGGGTGGGAAACATCACAGCTGTGTGACAAGGGACCACCgggtgtggggggagagagagcacccatGCCCTCTGTCAGGCAGGTGGTCACCCGTAGCATCAGGAGATCAGAAGGGGTACTGAGGAGAAAGGATGTTTTAGCAACTGAGGGTAAAAGGGCCTTGCTCCCAGAAcagtcctcagtttccccttcagGAGCTCCCCTCCCCGACTCTCAGTCCAGTTGCTGGGAACAGGACACCTCACTCCAGCCCCCGTAGTAGATAGGGAAGTAGATTGGCCTATGTGGGCCACAGACAGCATTTAGGGGCAGTCTCACACACCGAGACAAGCCAGTGAGGGACTTCAGGGGTCCTGCTGGAGCTGTTAGGAaggggacacaggctccctgggGCATAGTGGGGGACAGAGCTGGTGGAGTATAAACCTTGAGTGGCTGGTACCATGTCTGGCACCATAAATGGGAGCCGGAGATacatcaagagaaaaagagaagttgcTTCCCTTCATTAGGTAGTTCAGCAGCTAGATCCAGCCACACCTGAAGCTAGCAACACTAGCATAAAGCTAGAAGTTCATGGGTATGTGAGCCAATGAACACCACCTCCTTTTCTGCTAAAGACCATTGAACTCTGTGTGTACCCTCTGTGCACATGGGCCCCAGCAAACATGGCAAGGAGGGAAGGCTTACTTCTGCACATCTAGGAACTCGAGCAGCTTTGTGTCAGGGAAGAGGCTCAGGTTGGCAATGCCCTGGCTGTAGAGACTATCCTCCGACTCGtggagaagcaggtagagagtgAAGAGCTCCGAGTAGAAGCTGGGCAGCATAAGCGGCAGCACGAGGCCATGCACCTGCAGGTCCCTGAGTGACAGCAGCAGAACAGGTTGGGGCCGGCAGGGTGGGCCCCTGGGGGAGGGATCCCTACTTGGCCTGCCCCTCAAAAAGCCCACAGAGCTCCTTGTCCCACAGCAAACAGCGTCCCTGTCTCCTCCATTCCCTAGAAAATGCTTCCGAAGTCCATTCTCAGTGATTCACTCCCTTGGTTGAAATCCATGGCCCCAGATCCTCTCGCTGGATGCCAAGAACCGCTATGGCGGCTGGGGCAGGGTTTGATCCCCATGTGATTGAAAGCAAAACCCAGGCCCCGGCTAGACAAGAGACGCAGCAAAGCACTCAGCAGCCATGTCATGCTGGTCCAGGGCTGCCTCTTCGTTTTCTGGGCTTCCTAGCACTCCATGGGGGATGTTCTACCTAACCCAATCTCCCATGTCTCCGGCAATGCAGCCACAGGCCTCCCTGACTGGGATCTCTGGGCCTGAAATCGGAAGGCAAACTATAAGGTCTGGTCTTGGAGGACAGGAGACAGATTTAATGATGCACTTCACTCCCACTCTGTGTGGCCTCGGGCTTGGCCCCTGCCAGGCCTCAGCTTCCCTATCTGCATGTAGGGGGgagagggcacctggggtggTGGGCACCATAGAGAGGAGGCTGGGACAGGAACTTTACAACAAAGATGCACCTGATACCTCGCGGTGGGGGCCCTGCCCACATGACCCAATGACGAGGTCATGGGGCATTCCAATCCTCAGATGCTGAACGAACATCGGTCAGTAGCATGAACCCACAACACTTCCCTGGAAGCACCCCCAATGCCCAAGGGAGGCTCCAGAAGCGAACGTGGGCAGCCTCCCTGGTCCTGAGCCTGGCTACCCCCAGGGCGGGGACCCCGCACACCCCACAGGAGCGGTCACCTTGCCTCCGGATCCTCGTCCTCCTCTGGAGCCTGGCCCTTGCGTCGTAAGGCCACCTGCAGCAGACCCCTGCAAACGGATGACATGGACTGCAGAGCTGCCACTTCCCACAGAGCTCGAGTCACCAAAGCCCAGGGTGGCAAGCTCCGCCCCCCAGAGCCATGGGGCATgaggggcccagcctcccagatCTCTGTAGTTAGGAAGCTGGGAGCACAGGACCTCAGCCCCAGAATGCTGGAATTGCAGCATCTGGGGCCCCCATTTGTAATAACAGACGGGGTCTCAACTCAGCCCAGACTGGAGATGGGGTGTGAGTCCAGAGGGAGGCTCAACCCATGGAGGTTGAGAGCTCCCCTGGGGTCAGGGGTCAGCCCAGTGCCTGGTCTAGGCTTGGACTCTGGCTACAGGCAGTCCTTGCTATAATCTCCTACCTTCTAACCCCTTTGCTCGCCAGTAGAACACTGACCAACACACTCTCTGGTTCTTTCTCGATCCAGAAGCACCATTCCTGCCCAGGGAGGCTAGGCTGAGCACCCGACCTCAGGGAACGGCGGAGCTGTACCTGCCTGTGCTCACAGACCGGGCTGTGGTCGTCCCCAGGGACCATGCAGCTCACCTGTAGGCAGCCCAGAGCTCCCTCGCGTGCTGCTTCACCTCCTCCTGGGCCAGCATCTGCAGGTGCTTGTTGGCCCCAATGCCCGCATACGTGGCCTGGAAGGTCAGCATCAGCATCCGCAGCAGCTTGCCCAAGGGGTGCAGCGAGCTGCTCAGAGCCTGGCAGGTGCAAAGGCAATAGAGAGGTGTTCGCCGCCAGGAGCTGGAGCAAAGCATGCCCCAGCAAGGCTCCCAAGGCTGCTCCCATTTCCTAGATGGGAGCACTGAGACCCTCAAAGGAGAAGGGGTTCACAGGCCTGGGCCATCCAGACAGCACAAGGGGCAGTGAGATGACCTCCCTCCCctcagaccccctcccccactcccccagagCCCTCACCTTCCCGAGGCACTCCCGCAGGGCCCTGGGCTCCCGGTGCAGCAAGAGCTCGTCCAGGACGTCCTCCATTCTGCCTGCACAGGCCTCGGGCTGGGTCCTGGGGCACCGGGCACACATGTCTCTCACCTACCCGTGGGCCACGGCCTGCCCCCTCCAGGAGACCTTCCTTCCAGCCTACCCAGAGCCCCACGAATGCTCGCCCTGGTTCTCTGGATGCCGTGGGTGCCTCCCTgtgcatgcatatgcacacacacacacacatacaagcagGTAccccccatgcacacacacacgcacgcgcaaaTGCACCTACCTCTCACAGCACAGGTACTCCTGGGATTTGCGCAGCTCCCTCGAGTTCTGTACATGGAAGCCCAGCAGGGCCTCCTGCTCATCCCCAGGGCAGCCGGCACTAATGAAGTCCCGGAAGGGGCCATAGACCCCCTGCCAGCGGCTCTCCACGGGGAAGGCACCCACACCTAGCTGCCTGCAACAGAGGCAGTGGGGGGGGGAGTAGGAATGGGGCTGTAGTGGGCAGGACCCTGTCCAGGCCCTTGAAAAGGTGGGGACATCCCGCCTGGGCCCGAGCCAGGGCCCAGGAATGGTAGGTGGACTGGGGGGTGCTGACCTCCAAGCctccaggagaagaaaggagaggcagagaaagggagagagaatctactCCACAGTGGAGAAGAAAGGGACATACAGAGCCAtggaaaggagacagagagatcTGGAGAGCTGGAGGCCAAGTCCAGACAGCAGGTTCTTGGACTAAGAGAGAACACGGCCCGAAGTCCCGGATCCTCCTGCGAGAGAGCCCACGCTCCCTGTCACCACACCTGGTTCCTTCCTGAGCTTGATCCTGTCTTGACCAGCAGGCCTGGGGGTCTGGCCATGTGTGTGCCCAATAGAGCCCCACCTTCCCATGTCAGGTTCACAGATTTTCCTACATCTGCACCCCACCCAGGCTTGGCCATGCTTTTGAGGTTTGCCGTCTACTCCCAGCTCCTGCTGTCAGGGAGAAGCATGTTAAGGACAGTGGGTCTAGTAATCAACTCTACTCCCTCCCCACACCTGCAATGCTGCCTGGGACCATCAGAAATACCATCCGTACCTCAACAGACATGGTCCAAGTCACCATCTGAACTAGTTTTCCAAGGAAGAACTCTGTCCCCGTGGGGAAAAAGTCAATCCCCTTCTCAAAGACCCCATGATAGCGACAGTAAGAACACTTAGCAAGTTGCCTTCTTTACCTTGGCTGCCAGGGAACTCAGAGCCAGGCTCACACTCAGTCATCACTATCACAGGACTTACTTGTCCCATCCCTTCCTTTAAGTTCAACTCatacttttatttccattttattcttgcTTATGTGTGCTGTGTTTACAAAAGGCCATGTAcccttcccagaaaaaaaaaaaaaaaaaagcagggtcTAAGCAGTCTCTGCATAATATTTTTCTCTGGTTTTGTGGTGTGTGAAGTTATGCCGTAGCCCTTGGTCCCGGGAGTCTCTGACTCGAGGGCTGTGTGACCTGAGTCCGCTGAACTCTCCAAAGAGCTAAGAGGGAGTACAGAAAAGCTCCTCTGGTAAGGCCCAAGTCCTGGGGCTGGAGacatagacacagacacagacacatgcacatgcacggtgcacacacacacatacacacgctcaagcgcgcacacacgcacacacacacacacacacacacacacactccagaatGCACAGGCCGGGGGCCGGGTCAGGCTCTCACCTCTTTCGGGTGCTGCTTGGATCTGGCGGGAAGGCAGCCGTGTCCAGCACTCCCTGGGTATGCAGTCCTTTCCCTGCCCCACTGCCAAAAGAGCCCTCCAGGGTGAAGCCGTTGGGGAAGGTGACCTTGCCCTGCAAACCAGGGAAAGGAGGCAGGGACACCTGTCTGTCCGTCCAGCTGCCCTTCCCTCCAATCATGACAAGCCTCGTGCCTGTCCATCCTGGGTCACAGAGGCTAGGGACTGACAGGTCGCCTTCCCACCATCCGTTCCACTGGCCCCACCCTGGGGGTTCCTAATCATGCACACCTGCAGGAGCCCCCGATCAGGAGTTGTACCAATGGCCCAGGAGCTCACCTCAAAGGTGGGAGActgagagggagtgggggagggactaTCAGGTCAGGAGAACAACTACTGTGGGACATGGGGAGGGGCGGGACACGGGGTAAGTCCAGAAGTAGGAAGAGGCCTGGGGAAGGCATGAGCTGTATTGGCCCTGGGAAGGGTCCTGCTGCCTGGGCTGTCCCATTCCAAGCACTCCTGGCCTCCCCACTTTGATGCCACGGTGCCCCCCAGTCATTAGGAGACTGAAACAGCCCCCACATTTCCAAAGGCCCAAGGAGGGCCCAACTGTCTTCTGCTTGGTCAGCTCAGGACCATGCGGAAGGACAGTTACTCCAGGAGCCCCTGCCCAAGGCACTGATGCCGGTAGAAGGGGTGGATTCCGACCCAGGGGCCTCTCGGGAGACAGAGCCCAGCTACCAGCACCCTGTACACCTGTCCCCTCTTGCCTCCCATCAGGATCGAATCACAGCTCCACAGCAGGAGGGCATCATGGTGCCCACCGGATGCCATGGAGACGAGAGAGGCCCTCCCCTACCTTCCCCACCCACTGCCTACACCCTCAGCCCTGGGTCCGAGTGGGGAGATTACAGGGTCCACCCAAGACCTTGGTGGGGGTGGAATGGGTCTCAGTGGTCCTCACCTTCCCCACAAGGGTCAGGTCCCTGGTGAAGGTGCCTTCATATAAGGAGTCATCTTCAGAGAGGAGGATCCCGGGGCCCTAGGGACGGAAGCAGGAGTAGGAGCAAGGGAAGGGCCAGGAgactgggagtggggagggacgGCAGGAAGACAGGAAGTAGGCATCAACCCCGGGGGCAGAACAGTCCTGAGCCCTGTCACACCCCCCAGCACTGTACTGAGGTGGGTGCCAGCCCTTGGCCCTCTGAGTGCTGAGCACCAGCCCCACAGACCTCATTCCTGCGTTCCTCTGAATGACTGCCTGGGACTTGGCTCCAGCTCTCTCTTGGGGGCCCTTCCTTCCCCACTGATGGCTCAGGAAGTGCTGGGCTTCTCCTCAGCCAACCCCACTCCCCTGGCACTGACCCTCAGGGACAGTGGAGCTGAATAGGCTCCCTTGTTGCActggctgccaggaagctcagGGCCCAGTGGGGTATAAATTGTGTCCTACTTGAATCTTTAATATGTCTATTCTTATAGTTTCTTCCTCCTTCAATCCTTTCCAGAACAAAGTGGAGCCCAAGCCAAAGCACAATccagaacaacaataaaaatcccCAGGCCAGAGCCTTCCTATGTGCTGAAGCACATGGCCAGGTGTGGGTGAGGCAGGAGGCGGCTGCAGGTGTGCCAGGGCTCAGGAGACCTAGGAGCGAGGCTCAGCCCTGCCACTCGATAGAATGTGACACCAGGTAGGTTctctgacctctctgagcctcatatGTGTCATTCATTCGCTGGGGACAGTGAAACGATCCACAGGGTTACTGGGAGGGTCCTGTGAGGTTGTACCGGgagctgagcccagagctaggCCTCCAGGCAGGGGTGTCTACATGTCCGTTGCAGAGGCGGCTGGTATCACCGTCCCCGTGCACTTCATCCTTGCTAATTTCCCTGAGTGTTTACAGGAAGTAGCGAACCTGAGTtgctgatggggaaactgaggctgggagggCCAAGGCCAGCGTCAGGGGCTGGCAGAACTGCATTCCTGCTGAGGCTCTGGCTTCCTCCAGCACCTAGAAACCCAGcttcctgccccacccacccctgcccagcctcTGCTCAACATCGGGGCCCTGAGAGCAGGGGGGCTCCAGAATGCAGCACCAGTGCAGGGAGAGAGTAGCTCAGGGCACACATGGGTCACCCCACTCACCACCATCTTGTCCGCTTGGAAGGTCCCCTGGTAGCAGACACCAGCCTGTGTGACCATGACCCCCGGGCCATGGCGCTGGTCAGCCTGCCACATGCCGATATAGCGTTCCCCCCTGGAGAGGAGCCAGAGTGGGGTCAGAATCGTTCCCGGGCACTTCTGTGTGCTCTGCCAGTGTGGTTGGGATTGGGATGAGGGTGGAGAGCAGGTAAGGAGCAATGACATCGCCTGAACCCACTCAACTCACGCACGGGGTGAGAGAGGTCAAGACCTCCAAGAGGAAAAGAGGGTGGAGGAGAAGGGAGCCTGCCTGGGGGAGGGTATCCTGGCAGGCTTCTTGGAAGCGGTGGCAGGAAGGGCAGATGGAAAGCAAAGTCACGGAGGTAGGAGCCTACAACTGAAACAATGTACGAGGGGGCGTCTGGTGGTCTAGAAGTCTGGCAGGGTGCAACGGTGGCATGGCAGGGGTGAGGCCAGAGAAACAGGCAAGCCTTGAATGCCAGGCTGAGGGCCTTGGGCTTTGTCTCACAGCCCAGAGAGCCAGGAAGGGCTGTGGTCCCTACATGGACTAGACCAGGGCTCAGAAACTCTTCCCGGACAGTGCAAGGAGGGGCCAGACCGGGGACGCTCCTTGGTCAGCGAGCTCAGGGCCCCCTCATTCTGAGATTCAGCATCAACCAAGGTTGTGGACAGGAAGTGAGGGGTTTCGGGGGGGGCTCTGGGGGGACAAATGGACCTGACCCTCTGACGACAGTGCTGCACCCTGAGGCACCCCGGTCTGTGTGGGGGTCTAGCTCTAAGCCTGCCCTCCCCCCGCAGGGCGGCAGCGGAGTGCTCACCTGTCGCTGTCCTCTTCGATGCCATACCCGCTCCGCTGGCCCTTCTCCCAGTGGCCCGTGTACCTGCAGGGCTGTGGGGCCTGCGGGGCGCTCTCGAGGACCCCAAATCCGTGCCGCAGGCCTGCCCAGAAGTAGCCTTTGTACACCTCGTCGGTGCCGTACCTGCGGAGGGTCACCAAAGCTGGCCCGGCCTCCCCGAGCTCAGCCCGGGGCATGCGGCCACCCCTCGCACCTGCCCTGCCACCCGGCCGAGGGACACTTACTCACAGATGCCGTAGCCGCACATGCTGCCTTCCCGCCAGTGGCACTTGTAACAGTCAAACTTGTCCTCAGAGGCCTGAGGCACCAGGCGGATGCCGAAGCTGCCAGTGTGGGTGCGTGGGGAGCACCGTCAGCACCTGGCTGTCCCCTTGACCCAGGACACCCCACGGCACCCCTCCACGCTGCCCCGGAGTGTCCCTGCCTCCGAGGGGCCTTCTCACACGACGGGGAGAATCTCCTAGGTGCTCAGGAATCTTTACTTCCCAAGGGCCACTCTCGGGACACCCCTGTCCCTACCCCTCACGCATCCCCGGAGCACCTTCCCGCCCCAACCACGCCctccatgccccccaccccgggctttCCCTTCTGTGCCCTAAGGGGAGCTGGACCAAATGGCCTTAAGTTCCTGCCTGAGGTCTGGGAATCGAGGATGGGGCCAGGCTGGGGACGATAGTGAGGACGAAAGCCACCTGTCTGCCCACCCCCCGCCTTACCCATGCTCCAGGCCTTGGCAAAAGCTCCCCACGTGATTCCGGCCATCTGGCCACCTCAGGGTGCCCCTGCAAGACAGTTGAGGTCCACGCATATCAGTCCTGCCAGGCCTACCCTTCAACAAACACAGGCCCCCTGGCTGACCTCCATCGCGGGCTCCCTCAGAGGTTCCCCCCGGAGCGgactctctgcccccacccagccTTCTTCTCTGACCCTTCTTGACTCCTGACACAACGGCCCACACAACGGCCCCAGCAGCCGCCAGCACACTCACCACACCCCACAGGGAGGGCTCTAGAAACATCCAGGTTCCCTTTTCCCCCTTGATCAACAGGAAGGTCCAAGCTAAACTTTAAGCTTAAGTCAAACGCTCGTCAGTGGTTTCTAgcaccctcctctcctcttctgatATGGCCTCgtgttttctgggttttgtttgtttgcttgtttgtttgttgtgttttgttcatttgtctccTCGAGCCCCTTCTGGAAGTAGGCAAGGTCTCAGAGACTAACATGCTTGTGAGCATCACCTGAGCAAGTCCCTTCTGCTTTCTGGGCCTCGGCTTTCCCAGCTGTGGCCTGGGGGTCGGGGAGCGGGAGCACATGTGCTCCCAAAGCCCTCCTGCTCGTGGGGTCACACAGACCTGTGGCTGAAGCTGAACTCACCCTACAACCTGCCCTaaggccttgggcaagtcatacCAGTCTCTGGCCTCAGTTCCTGCACCTACAGAATGGGCAGTTAACGCTCCCCCGACGTGTTCTCATAAAGACAGGAGGTCTGCCAACCATTTCCATCACCAGCTAGTGTCACAGGGACATGAAAATTATCCCTCCGCCCTCCTGAGAACAGCAACTGCAGACCTACAGTCTGTCCCACATGCCCGGGGCTCATCACCAGCATCAACACTCCACGTGGCACAGACCTACTATGGGCCAGGTCCTGTCCGACGGCGTGTTAAGACAGAATAGGGGACAAACAGAGTTGACTGATGCATGTAGGAAGGAAGAGCCTTTGGTGGTGGCCGGAGGTGATTGGGTCCTGTCCGCCCCTCTAACTCCCAGGAGGAGCCTCGGTCGCTCACCTGCCATGGGGCCTGCCCCGACACCACTCGCCCTCGTAGGTGGCCTGACAGAGCCGGCCCTCAGCACGGAAGGTGTATGCCACGCAGCGGCAGGCGGGGGGCTCGGAGGGCTCCAGGCCTGTCCCCAGCACAGGGAAGTCCTTCTTCCCACgtagggcctggcacacagcctGAGTCACTTTCCACTGCCAGACCATCTGGTGGGGACAGGGGAGACACAGGAGAGGTCCCTGCTGTGCCAGTGGCCCCTCTAGGAAGCCTTGCAGGGTAGCTCCAGATAGTACCGCCTCCACCACCC harbors:
- the ALS2CL gene encoding ALS2 C-terminal-like protein isoform X3, with the translated sequence MCSREEEALRRLEEVFSATLARINSLVLQPLLETTPEPSDPQVRECLRLVQQLHQSSQRLWEVTEESLHSLRERLGHHDAVGLESLLLLRDADRVLQVHVEYIESYASCVAVQAFQKAAKKRREFWRGQRKALGQLLSGVSSEAKVGIALTQALRQPLAHHVQQYVLLLLSLGDSVTEPHPTRELVVHAATLFGNLQSFMRQALDQALATQALWHSLSSRLRDVLCTPARRLLQDSQDVAVTVTPLRAERVLLFNDALVLLQGHSVHTFDLKLVWVDPGQDGCTFQLLTPEDKLSFCSKNAQDLMVWQWKVTQAVCQALRGKKDFPVLGTGLEPSEPPACRCVAYTFRAEGRLCQATYEGEWCRGRPHGRGTLRWPDGRNHVGSFCQGLEHGFGIRLVPQASEDKFDCYKCHWREGSMCGYGICLRHGFGVLESAPQAPQPCRYTGHWEKGQRSGYGIEEDSDRGERYIGMWQADQRHGPGVMVTQAGVCYQGTFQADKMVGPGILLSEDDSLYEGTFTRDLTLVGKGKVTFPNGFTLEGSFGSGAGKGLHTQGVLDTAAFPPDPSSTRKRQLGVGAFPVESRWQGVYGPFRDFISAGCPGDEQEALLGFHVQNSRELRKSQEYLCCERTQPEACAGRMEDVLDELLLHREPRALRECLGKALSSSLHPLGKLLRMLMLTFQATYAGIGANKHLQMLAQEEVKQHARELWAAYRGLLQVALRRKGQAPEEDEDPEARDLQVHGLVLPLMLPSFYSELFTLYLLLHESEDSLYSQGIANLSLFPDTKLLEFLDVQKHLWPLKDLTLTTNQRLSLIRDKCFLSATECLQKIITTVDPREKLEVLEKTYGEIEATVSRVLGQEHKLPMDDLLPLLIYVVSRARIQHLGAEIHLIRDMMDPIHTGGLYDFLLTALESCYEHIQKEDMHRFPGRWDSKELW
- the ALS2CL gene encoding ALS2 C-terminal-like protein isoform X2, translated to MCSREEEALRRLEEVFSATLARINSLVLQPLLETTPEPSDPQVRECLRLVQQLHQSSQRLWEVTEESLHSLRERLGHHDAVGLESLLLLRDADRVLQVHVEYIESYASCVAVQAFQKAAKKRREFWRGQRKALGQLLSGVSSEAKVGIALTQALRQPLAHHVQQYVLLLLSLGDSVTEPHPTRELVVHAATLFGNLQSFMRQALDQALATQALWHSLSSRLRDVLCTPARRLLQDSQDVAVTVTPLRAERVLLFNDALVLLQGHSVHTFDLKLVWVDPGQDGCTFQLLTPEDKLSFCSKNAQDLMVWQWKVTQAVCQALRGKKDFPVLGTGLEPSEPPACRCVAYTFRAEGRLCQATYEGEWCRGRPHGRGTLRWPDGRNHVGSFCQGLEHGFGIRLVPQASEDKFDCYKCHWREGSMCGYGICEYGTDEVYKGYFWAGLRHGFGVLESAPQAPQPCRYTGHWEKGQRSGYGIEEDSDRGERYIGMWQADQRHGPGVMVTQAGVCYQGTFQADKMVGPGILLSEDDSLYEGTFTRDLTLVGKGKVTFPNGFTLEGSFGSGAGKGLHTQGVLDTAAFPPDPSSTRKRQLGVGAFPVESRWQGVYGPFRDFISAGCPGDEQEALLGFHVQNSRELRKSQEYLCCERTQPEACAGRMEDVLDELLLHREPRALRECLGKALSSSLHPLGKLLRMLMLTFQATYAGIGANKHLQMLAQEEVKQHARELWAAYRGLLQVALRRKGQAPEEDEDPEARDLQVHGLVLPLMLPSFYSELFTLYLLLHESEDSLYSQGIANLSLFPDTKLLEFLDVQKHLWPLKDLTLTTNQRLSLIRDKCFLSATECLQKIITTVDPREKLEVLEKTYGEIEATVSRVLGQEHKLPMDDLLPLLIYVVSRARIQHLGAEIHLIRDMMDPIHTGGLYDFLLTALESCYEHIQKEDMHRFPGRWDSKELW